A window from Flavobacteriales bacterium encodes these proteins:
- a CDS encoding 2-oxo acid dehydrogenase subunit E2 codes for MAEVVNMPRLSDTMTEGVVAKWHKNVGDQVSEGDLLAEIETDKATMEFESFQEGFLLHIGVAEGAKAPVDSILAILGEKGEDISSLLEQDKANQEEKVEVKKAEAPVKEVKTEVVKEAPKVEVKSTPKQEKSTPNNGKNVASPLAKKLADERNINLALVKGTGDFGRIIKRDIDNYSGGSSVSTVESYTEIEVSQMRKVIAQRLGESKFSAPHFYLTCEISMDKTIEARQAINTVSPIKISFNDMIVKACSMALEQHPQINSSWLGDRIRFNDHIHIGVAMAVEDGLLVPVVRFANSKRLSEISSEVKEYSVKAKAKKLQPEDWQGNTFTISNLGMFDIEEFTAIINPPDACILAVGGIIQKPVVKNGEIVVGNTLKVTLSCDHRVVDGVVGSKFLGTLKSYLENPVLFMGANNI; via the coding sequence ATGGCAGAAGTAGTAAATATGCCCCGATTGAGCGACACCATGACAGAGGGTGTTGTTGCAAAATGGCACAAAAATGTTGGCGACCAAGTATCTGAAGGTGATTTGTTAGCTGAAATAGAAACAGACAAAGCCACTATGGAATTTGAGAGCTTTCAAGAAGGCTTTTTACTACATATTGGTGTAGCAGAAGGTGCTAAAGCCCCAGTAGATAGTATATTAGCTATTCTTGGCGAAAAAGGTGAAGACATTAGTTCTTTACTTGAACAAGACAAAGCAAATCAAGAAGAGAAAGTAGAAGTTAAAAAAGCTGAAGCTCCAGTAAAAGAAGTAAAAACTGAGGTGGTAAAAGAAGCACCAAAAGTAGAAGTTAAATCTACTCCAAAACAAGAAAAATCTACCCCTAATAATGGCAAAAACGTCGCTTCTCCTCTAGCAAAAAAATTGGCTGACGAAAGAAATATTAATCTTGCTTTAGTCAAAGGAACAGGTGATTTTGGCAGAATAATCAAGAGAGATATTGACAATTATTCTGGAGGTTCATCAGTATCTACTGTCGAAAGTTATACAGAGATCGAAGTTTCTCAGATGAGAAAAGTAATTGCTCAACGACTAGGTGAAAGTAAATTTTCAGCTCCACACTTCTATCTAACTTGTGAAATTAGTATGGATAAGACCATAGAAGCAAGACAAGCAATAAATACTGTTTCCCCTATTAAGATATCATTTAATGATATGATTGTAAAGGCCTGTTCTATGGCCTTAGAGCAACACCCACAAATCAACTCTAGCTGGTTAGGCGACAGAATTAGATTCAACGACCACATACATATAGGTGTGGCAATGGCTGTGGAAGATGGTCTATTAGTTCCTGTCGTTAGATTTGCCAATAGTAAAAGACTTTCTGAAATTTCTAGTGAAGTAAAAGAGTATAGTGTAAAAGCTAAAGCAAAAAAATTACAACCTGAAGATTGGCAAGGCAATACATTTACCATTTCTAATTTAGGAATGTTTGATATTGAAGAATTCACAGCAATCATAAACCCTCCAGATGCTTGTATTTTAGCTGTTGGCGGAATAATTCAAAAGCCAGTTGTAAAAAATGGTGAAATTGTTGTTGGCAACACACTCAAAGTAACACTTTCTTGCGACCATAGAGTTGTTGATGGTGTTGTAGGTTCAAAATTCTTAGGAACATTAAAGAGTTATTTAGAAAATCCTGTTCTATTTATGGGAGCTAATAATATTTAA
- the recG gene encoding ATP-dependent DNA helicase RecG yields the protein MQELFNSIEYLKGVGPKRAELLRKELGLYTFGDLLHYFPFRYIDKTKFYKTSEINSDLPYVQLVGHINNLQEVGAKHSKRLTAKFQDENGAIELVWFKGTKWIKDSIKVNNKYVVFGKPNLYNGKINIVHPELETIDEKHQTKLNALQPIYSTTESLSNKGLTNKAIGKLTSVLLPQVINNIKENLSSELIQKLNLIPRREAYTNIHFPTNTKTLQQAQYRLKFEELFFIQLQLIRMKIVRQQKLKGFALSQIGEHFNNFFHNHLPFELTNAQKRVLKEIRHDCAKESQMNRLLQGDVGSGKTLVALMSILMAIDNGFQTCLMAPTEILAQQHFETISNLLAEMPIKISLLTGSVKKSHRTVIHEGLEKGETHILIGTHALLEDKVKFKNLGFVVIDEQHRFGVAQRAKMWLKNNKPPHVLVMTATPIPRTLAMTLYGDLDVSVIDELPPGRKAIKTIWKSESGRLAMLGFVQKEIEKGRQAYIVYPLINESETLDYKDLMDGYESICRTFKGKQISIVHGQMKSEDKDFEMNRFTKGETQIMVATTVIEVGVNVPNASIMVIESAERFGLSQLHQLRGRVGRGAEQSYCILMSGNKISTEGQERLKTMVRTTDGFEIAEVDLKLRGPGDLMGTQQSGMLELKIADIMKDNAILQYARQLALTLLEEDPELKLPKNKAILNHYKEISNKQLEWSRIS from the coding sequence ATGCAAGAGTTGTTCAATTCAATAGAATATTTGAAAGGTGTTGGACCCAAAAGAGCGGAGCTCTTAAGGAAAGAACTTGGGCTTTATACTTTTGGTGATTTATTGCACTATTTTCCGTTTAGATATATTGACAAAACTAAATTCTACAAAACAAGTGAGATAAACAGCGATTTACCTTATGTACAACTTGTTGGTCACATCAACAATCTACAAGAAGTAGGCGCAAAACATAGCAAACGATTAACGGCAAAGTTTCAAGATGAAAATGGTGCTATCGAATTGGTGTGGTTTAAAGGCACTAAATGGATAAAAGATAGTATTAAGGTCAATAATAAGTATGTTGTATTTGGCAAACCTAACCTATATAATGGAAAGATAAATATCGTACATCCAGAATTAGAAACCATTGATGAAAAGCATCAAACAAAACTCAATGCACTTCAACCTATATATTCTACTACCGAATCGCTATCAAACAAAGGGTTAACCAATAAAGCAATTGGCAAACTTACTTCGGTATTATTACCACAGGTAATCAATAATATAAAAGAAAACCTCTCGAGTGAACTGATACAAAAACTCAATTTAATTCCTCGTCGTGAAGCTTATACGAATATTCATTTCCCAACTAATACCAAAACTTTACAACAAGCACAATACAGACTTAAATTTGAGGAATTGTTTTTCATACAATTACAACTAATAAGAATGAAAATCGTTCGCCAACAAAAGCTTAAAGGCTTTGCGCTTTCTCAAATCGGTGAACACTTCAACAATTTTTTTCACAATCACCTACCTTTTGAACTAACAAATGCTCAAAAGCGTGTTTTAAAAGAAATACGTCACGATTGCGCCAAAGAGTCTCAAATGAATCGTTTACTTCAAGGAGATGTTGGCAGTGGTAAAACACTTGTTGCCTTAATGAGTATTTTAATGGCAATAGATAATGGATTTCAAACCTGTCTAATGGCTCCTACTGAAATTTTAGCTCAACAACATTTTGAAACTATCTCTAATTTACTAGCTGAAATGCCCATAAAGATTTCACTTCTTACTGGCTCAGTAAAAAAATCACATCGCACCGTAATACACGAAGGCTTAGAAAAAGGAGAAACACACATTCTTATTGGCACACACGCTTTACTAGAAGATAAAGTAAAATTTAAAAATTTAGGCTTTGTTGTAATTGATGAACAACACCGTTTTGGTGTAGCTCAACGTGCTAAAATGTGGCTAAAAAATAATAAGCCCCCACACGTGTTAGTGATGACAGCTACTCCGATTCCTAGAACATTAGCTATGACTTTATATGGAGACTTAGACGTTTCTGTAATTGATGAATTACCCCCAGGCAGAAAAGCTATAAAAACCATTTGGAAATCTGAAAGTGGCAGACTAGCTATGTTAGGTTTTGTCCAAAAAGAAATAGAAAAAGGAAGACAAGCCTATATAGTTTACCCACTAATCAATGAAAGTGAAACACTAGATTATAAAGATTTGATGGACGGCTACGAAAGTATTTGCAGAACTTTTAAAGGAAAACAAATCAGCATTGTACATGGGCAAATGAAATCTGAAGACAAAGATTTCGAAATGAATCGATTTACTAAAGGAGAAACACAAATTATGGTTGCAACAACCGTTATTGAAGTTGGTGTAAACGTTCCTAATGCCTCAATTATGGTTATCGAAAGTGCTGAACGTTTTGGCTTATCTCAGCTTCACCAATTGAGAGGTAGAGTTGGTAGAGGAGCTGAACAATCGTATTGTATCTTGATGAGTGGCAATAAAATAAGTACGGAAGGACAAGAAAGACTAAAAACTATGGTTAGAACAACCGATGGCTTTGAAATTGCAGAGGTAGACCTGAAACTTCGAGGACCTGGCGACTTAATGGGTACGCAACAAAGTGGAATGCTAGAGTTAAAAATTGCCGATATAATGAAAGATAATGCGATTTTACAATATGCTAGACAACTTGCCCTTACTTTATTGGAAGAAGATCCAGAACTAAAACTCCCTAAAAACAAAGCTATTCTCAATCATTATAAAGAGATTAGCAACAAACAACTTGAATGGAGTAGAATATCTTAA
- a CDS encoding glucosaminidase domain-containing protein — translation MENRLVLFLLLFSFQLSAQDMTRTEYIDKYKDEAIYQMKKYKIPASITLAQGILESGDGNSELAKKSNNHFGIKCHSDWQGERVYHDDDKKNECFRKYNKVRDSYDDHSEFLLRPRYAALFEYEITDYKSWAKGLKKAGYATNPNYAKHLIKIIEENELHKLDDEVEVESDKLLFSGFSVGWTDLIGQSVLYKNDEKEYYLNLRATAAIDNLALMLGGGKLLTSSIGLGADFGLITPTGDINNIDLKPNYSLSAHFFIPVKQKQINFRFSLSSTDAKQFHPSISIGLLR, via the coding sequence ATGGAAAATCGACTAGTCCTATTTTTACTCCTATTTTCGTTTCAGCTTTCAGCTCAAGATATGACTCGTACAGAGTATATCGATAAATATAAAGATGAAGCCATTTATCAGATGAAAAAATATAAAATTCCTGCTAGTATAACACTTGCTCAAGGGATTTTAGAAAGTGGTGATGGAAATAGTGAATTAGCTAAAAAATCAAATAATCATTTTGGTATTAAATGTCATTCCGATTGGCAAGGGGAGAGGGTTTACCACGATGATGATAAAAAAAATGAATGTTTTAGAAAATATAATAAAGTAAGAGATTCTTATGATGATCATTCAGAGTTTTTACTAAGGCCAAGATATGCTGCATTGTTTGAATATGAAATAACTGATTATAAATCTTGGGCTAAAGGTTTAAAAAAGGCGGGTTACGCCACAAATCCTAATTATGCTAAACACTTGATTAAAATTATTGAAGAAAATGAATTGCATAAATTAGATGATGAAGTAGAAGTTGAAAGTGATAAACTTTTATTTAGTGGTTTTTCAGTGGGTTGGACTGACTTAATTGGTCAGTCAGTACTCTATAAAAATGATGAGAAAGAATATTATTTAAATCTTAGAGCAACAGCAGCTATTGATAATTTAGCTTTAATGTTAGGAGGCGGAAAGCTACTGACCTCCTCTATTGGATTAGGGGCTGATTTTGGACTTATAACTCCGACAGGTGATATTAATAACATAGACTTAAAGCCTAACTATTCTTTGTCAGCTCATTTTTTTATTCCAGTAAAACAAAAGCAAATCAATTTTAGATTTTCTTTATCTTCAACAGATGCCAAGCAGTTTCATCCTAGTATAAGTATTGGCTTGTTGAGGTAG
- the pdhA gene encoding pyruvate dehydrogenase (acetyl-transferring) E1 component subunit alpha, with amino-acid sequence MATKITKNTYLNWYRDMLLWRKLEDKASALYIQQKIRGFLHLYNGQEAILAGCREAIDPSKDKMITAYRNHVQPIAMGVEPKYIMAELMGKITGCSKGNGGSMHMFSKEHNFFGGHGIVGGQIPLGAGLAFADKYNGSDAVTLCFMGDGAVRQGSLHETLNLAMLWKLPVIFIVENNGYAMGTSVERTANHTEIWKLGLGYEMPSEPVDGMDPVAMTKAVEKAVKRARKGDGPTFLEAKTYRYKGHSMSDAQHYRTKDEVSEYQKIDPINTTLEYIKKNKYASDKEIEAINQEVKETIADAIKFAEESPFPVKQDLYDSVYEQEDYPFIKD; translated from the coding sequence ATGGCTACAAAAATTACAAAAAATACTTATCTCAATTGGTATAGAGATATGCTCTTGTGGAGAAAACTAGAAGATAAGGCTTCTGCACTATACATACAACAAAAGATTAGAGGGTTTTTGCACCTCTACAATGGACAAGAAGCTATACTAGCAGGATGTAGAGAAGCTATTGATCCGTCTAAAGATAAAATGATAACGGCTTACCGAAATCATGTGCAACCAATTGCAATGGGTGTTGAACCAAAATATATAATGGCCGAGTTAATGGGTAAAATCACAGGTTGCTCAAAGGGAAATGGTGGCTCTATGCATATGTTTAGTAAAGAACACAATTTTTTTGGTGGACACGGAATCGTTGGTGGACAAATACCCCTTGGAGCCGGATTAGCTTTCGCAGACAAATACAACGGTAGTGATGCGGTAACTCTTTGCTTTATGGGTGACGGAGCCGTAAGACAAGGCTCATTACATGAAACCCTTAATCTAGCTATGTTATGGAAGTTACCTGTTATATTTATTGTTGAAAACAATGGATACGCTATGGGAACTTCGGTTGAAAGAACAGCCAATCACACTGAAATTTGGAAGTTAGGATTAGGCTATGAGATGCCTAGTGAGCCAGTTGACGGTATGGATCCAGTAGCAATGACCAAAGCTGTTGAGAAAGCTGTGAAAAGAGCTAGAAAAGGTGATGGCCCAACATTTTTAGAAGCAAAAACATACCGCTATAAAGGACACTCCATGTCTGATGCTCAGCATTATAGAACAAAAGATGAGGTTAGCGAATATCAAAAAATAGACCCTATTAATACAACTCTTGAGTATATCAAAAAAAATAAATATGCTTCAGACAAAGAGATAGAGGCAATTAATCAAGAGGTAAAAGAAACTATTGCTGATGCGATAAAATTTGCTGAAGAATCTCCATTCCCAGTAAAACAAGATTTATACGATAGCGTTTACGAACAAGAAGATTATCCATTTATAAAAGACTAA
- a CDS encoding urocanate hydratase has translation MTAFKDSISAGIPNEIPQKKEYDLSINHAPKRKDILNADEKKLALKNALRYFPKEQHTFLAEEFSHELNEYGRIYMYRYRPDYEMKARSIEDYPGKSLQAKAIMLMIQNNLDYAVAQHPHELITYGGNGGVFQNWAQYLLCMQYLSEMTDDQTLVMYSGHPMGLFPSHKNAPRVVVTNGMMIPNYSKPDDWEKFNALGVTQYGQMTAGSYMYIGPQGIVHGTTITILNAGRKISNDGLAGKLFLTAGLGGMSGAQPKAGNIAGCITVVAEVNPKATITRHSQGWVDEVIEDLDTLATRVKKAKENKEVVSIAFQGNIVEVWEKFLEEDIYVDLGSDQTSLHNPWAGGYYPIGLSFEESNELMANNPKEFKVKIKETLHRHANAVNKHTSKGTYFFDYGNAFLLEASRSGADVMAQDGIHFKYPSYVQDIMGPMCFDYGFGPFRWVCASGKKEDLDKTDKIACEVLEKLKLDAPKEIQQQMADNIRWIKSANDNQLVVGSQARILYADSIGRIEIAKAFNEAIKEGIIGPIILGRDHHDVSGTDSPYRETSNIYDGSSFTADMAIHNVIGDSFRGATWVSIHNGGGVGWGEVINGGFGMLIDGSEESATKIQSMLHWDVNNGIARRSWARNEEAIFAIKKEMERTPKLKVTLPNFVDESILNSLDFKN, from the coding sequence ATGACAGCATTTAAAGATAGTATATCAGCAGGTATTCCCAATGAAATTCCTCAAAAAAAAGAATACGACCTTAGCATCAATCATGCGCCCAAAAGAAAAGATATTCTAAATGCTGATGAAAAAAAATTAGCCCTAAAAAATGCTTTACGATATTTTCCTAAAGAACAACATACGTTTTTAGCTGAGGAGTTTTCTCATGAATTAAACGAATATGGCAGGATATATATGTATAGATACCGACCAGATTATGAAATGAAAGCTAGAAGCATTGAGGATTATCCTGGAAAATCCTTACAAGCAAAAGCCATTATGCTAATGATTCAGAATAACCTAGACTATGCTGTAGCCCAACATCCTCACGAATTAATAACATACGGAGGTAATGGAGGTGTATTCCAAAATTGGGCTCAGTATTTATTGTGTATGCAATACCTGTCTGAAATGACTGACGATCAAACATTAGTTATGTATTCAGGTCATCCTATGGGACTATTTCCATCTCATAAAAATGCACCTAGAGTTGTTGTCACCAACGGAATGATGATTCCTAACTACTCCAAACCAGATGATTGGGAAAAATTTAACGCACTAGGTGTTACTCAATATGGACAAATGACTGCGGGTTCTTATATGTATATTGGACCACAAGGCATCGTTCATGGAACAACTATTACTATTCTAAACGCTGGTAGAAAAATAAGTAATGACGGATTAGCAGGAAAATTATTTTTAACTGCAGGTTTAGGGGGTATGAGTGGCGCTCAGCCAAAAGCTGGAAATATTGCTGGTTGCATAACCGTAGTAGCAGAAGTAAACCCTAAAGCAACGATAACAAGACACTCACAAGGGTGGGTAGATGAAGTCATTGAAGATTTGGACACTCTTGCTACTAGAGTTAAAAAAGCAAAAGAAAATAAAGAAGTTGTTTCCATTGCATTTCAAGGTAACATCGTTGAAGTATGGGAAAAATTTCTTGAGGAAGACATTTATGTGGATTTAGGTTCTGACCAAACTTCACTTCACAACCCTTGGGCAGGTGGTTACTACCCTATTGGTTTATCTTTTGAAGAATCCAATGAATTGATGGCTAATAACCCTAAAGAATTTAAAGTCAAAATTAAAGAAACCCTACACCGACATGCCAATGCAGTAAATAAACATACCTCAAAAGGCACTTACTTCTTTGATTATGGAAATGCATTTTTGTTAGAAGCATCTCGTTCAGGTGCAGACGTTATGGCTCAAGACGGCATACACTTTAAGTACCCATCTTATGTCCAAGATATTATGGGTCCAATGTGCTTTGATTATGGTTTTGGACCATTCCGTTGGGTTTGTGCAAGTGGCAAAAAAGAAGATTTAGACAAAACCGATAAAATAGCTTGTGAAGTATTAGAAAAGTTAAAATTAGACGCTCCAAAAGAGATACAACAGCAAATGGCTGATAATATTCGTTGGATTAAAAGTGCTAATGACAACCAATTAGTTGTAGGCTCTCAAGCAAGAATATTATATGCCGACTCTATTGGCAGAATAGAAATCGCCAAAGCTTTCAACGAAGCAATAAAAGAAGGAATTATTGGTCCAATAATATTAGGTAGAGACCACCATGATGTTTCTGGAACAGATTCTCCTTACAGAGAAACTTCTAATATATATGACGGCTCTAGCTTTACCGCCGATATGGCTATACACAATGTGATTGGAGATAGCTTCAGAGGTGCTACATGGGTATCTATACACAATGGCGGCGGTGTAGGTTGGGGAGAAGTTATTAATGGAGGATTTGGAATGCTTATTGACGGTTCAGAAGAAAGTGCTACAAAAATTCAGTCTATGCTACATTGGGATGTAAATAACGGAATAGCTAGAAGAAGCTGGGCTAGAAATGAAGAAGCCATTTTTGCTATTAAAAAGGAAATGGAAAGAACTCCAAAGTTAAAAGTAACACTGCCTAATTTTGTTGATGAATCCATACTTAATTCATTGGACTTCAAAAATTAG
- a CDS encoding DUF3575 domain-containing protein gives MKKTSILIFFLLFSTSLFSQSFRVPKNVISTSLYQPFAPEGGYTISYERMLDPGYSYNAAQFSYKMNFTLISSSDRGRVGQDSTQVFYDSDAYQYSGYLILPEFKYYFTWDAPMGIYINVYGSYSDYTKTYSDVRIGDVATYEKNFSKIGRGIGAGFQFKIFNDFCLDIVGGYHLQNVSSETKRFGSDEFLENPKETDEKLYLNLHFGINF, from the coding sequence ATGAAAAAAACATCAATTTTAATATTCTTCCTTCTTTTTTCGACTTCTCTTTTTTCACAAAGTTTTAGGGTTCCGAAGAATGTGATAAGTACGAGTTTATACCAGCCATTTGCCCCTGAAGGTGGTTACACAATTTCTTACGAGAGAATGCTTGATCCGGGATATAGTTATAATGCTGCACAATTTTCATACAAGATGAATTTCACACTTATTTCAAGTAGTGACAGAGGTAGGGTAGGTCAAGATAGCACTCAAGTGTTTTATGATAGTGACGCCTATCAATATTCGGGTTATCTTATTCTACCAGAATTCAAATATTACTTTACTTGGGACGCCCCAATGGGTATTTATATCAATGTGTATGGTAGCTATTCCGATTATACTAAAACATATTCTGATGTAAGAATTGGCGATGTTGCTACTTATGAAAAAAACTTTTCCAAGATTGGTAGAGGAATAGGAGCTGGCTTTCAATTTAAGATTTTTAATGATTTCTGTCTTGACATAGTAGGGGGGTATCATCTACAAAATGTGTCATCAGAAACAAAACGTTTTGGAAGCGATGAATTTTTAGAAAATCCTAAAGAAACAGATGAAAAATTATACCTTAATTTACATTTCGGAATAAATTTTTAA
- a CDS encoding 1-aminocyclopropane-1-carboxylate deaminase/D-cysteine desulfhydrase → MFSPVVKQEIQEITNPMLKSKKVRLLIQREDLNNPHCMGNKWWKLRYNLTEAVRQNQSTILTFGGAFSNHIAATASACNRLGLKSIGIIRGDFTDNLNPTLLRAKNEGMQLQFVDRETYRKKSNVDWKSMYGDCYLIPEGGTNELAVKSCEEMVSFKDFDMVCVPVGTGGTLSGVVRGIKPTQFALGFSALKGGDFLTAEVKKYVNTSNWSIQSDYHFGGYAKVSQELVTFMNEFKSDFSIQLDPVYTAKMFYGIFDMIKNNNFPPNSTILAVHTGGLQGIEGMNQRLQSKEWKID, encoded by the coding sequence ATGTTTTCACCAGTCGTCAAACAAGAAATTCAAGAAATTACTAATCCTATGTTGAAGTCTAAGAAAGTTAGACTATTAATTCAAAGAGAGGACTTAAATAACCCTCATTGTATGGGTAATAAGTGGTGGAAATTGAGGTATAACTTGACGGAGGCTGTTAGGCAAAATCAAAGTACAATTTTAACATTTGGCGGAGCATTTTCCAATCATATTGCAGCCACGGCTTCGGCTTGTAATAGACTAGGTTTAAAATCCATTGGCATTATTCGGGGCGACTTTACTGATAATTTGAATCCAACTCTACTAAGAGCAAAAAATGAGGGTATGCAATTGCAATTTGTAGATAGAGAAACCTATCGTAAAAAATCTAATGTTGATTGGAAATCCATGTATGGAGATTGTTACCTTATTCCTGAAGGAGGAACAAATGAACTTGCTGTTAAATCTTGTGAGGAGATGGTTTCTTTCAAAGATTTTGACATGGTTTGTGTTCCCGTTGGTACTGGGGGTACATTATCAGGAGTTGTTAGAGGTATAAAACCGACTCAATTTGCTTTAGGATTTTCTGCTTTAAAAGGGGGTGATTTTTTGACTGCTGAAGTGAAAAAGTATGTGAACACTTCAAATTGGTCTATTCAATCCGATTATCATTTTGGTGGTTATGCAAAAGTTAGTCAGGAATTGGTGACCTTCATGAATGAGTTCAAAAGTGATTTTTCAATTCAGTTAGATCCTGTTTATACTGCCAAAATGTTTTATGGTATTTTTGATATGATAAAGAATAATAATTTTCCTCCAAATAGTACTATTTTAGCTGTCCATACTGGAGGTTTGCAAGGAATTGAAGGTATGAATCAACGCTTACAATCTAAAGAATGGAAAATCGACTAG